The following proteins are co-located in the Methylomonas sp. 11b genome:
- the glmS gene encoding glutamine--fructose-6-phosphate transaminase (isomerizing) yields MCGIVAGVAQRNVVPILLEGLKRLEYRGYDSAGLAVVSQGEIFRKRELGKVKGLEALIAADPIEGTIGIAHTRWATHGKPSTRNAHPHVSRDKVAVVHNGIIENHDHLRTALQQNGFEFTSETDTEVIVHKIAEDLQTTDSLLSAVKATVATLRGAYALGVVFIDCPDTLIACRKGSPLVIGVGIGEYFIASDIAALLPVTQRFIFLEDGDIAELKIDSLVIYDENDHRVERPIVESQLKADSVDKGKYRHYMLKEIYEQAWAVSETLEGRFIDNRLQDNAFGHNAAEVFDQIKSVQILACGTSYHSGLVARYWFEKLARVPCSIEVASEFRYRNPVISPDTLVVTISQSGETADTLAALLEAKRLGVKHSLVICNAPESSLVRESDLVMMTRAGPEIGVASTKAFTTQLVALLMLIIAVGRRFALTKETEDQIVSELFSLPGNIEKVLKLDNAIELLSQRFADKHNALFLGRGTHYPIAMEGALKLKEISYIHAEAYPAGELKHGPLALIDAEMPVVTVAPNNNLLEKLKSNIQEVSARGGQLIVFMDEELAENSDENVQIVKMPSVANIISPIVYTIPLQLLSYHVAVLKGTDVDQPRNLAKSVTVE; encoded by the coding sequence ATGTGTGGGATAGTCGCGGGAGTTGCACAGCGTAATGTCGTGCCGATTTTGCTGGAAGGCCTGAAGCGCCTGGAATATCGCGGCTACGACTCAGCCGGTTTGGCCGTGGTCAGTCAGGGCGAAATATTCCGAAAACGTGAGTTAGGCAAAGTTAAAGGGCTGGAAGCCTTAATCGCCGCCGATCCTATCGAAGGGACTATCGGTATCGCGCATACGCGCTGGGCCACCCACGGCAAACCCAGCACCCGCAACGCTCACCCCCATGTTAGTCGCGATAAAGTGGCGGTAGTGCACAACGGTATTATCGAAAATCACGATCATTTGCGTACGGCCTTGCAACAGAACGGTTTCGAATTCACTTCAGAAACTGATACCGAAGTCATCGTGCATAAAATTGCCGAAGATCTGCAAACCACCGACAGCCTGTTAAGCGCGGTAAAAGCCACGGTCGCCACTTTACGGGGTGCGTATGCGCTGGGCGTGGTATTCATCGACTGCCCGGATACCTTGATCGCCTGTCGCAAAGGCAGCCCCTTGGTGATTGGCGTCGGCATCGGCGAATATTTCATTGCATCCGATATAGCCGCCCTCTTACCGGTTACCCAGCGCTTCATTTTCCTGGAAGACGGCGACATTGCCGAACTGAAAATCGACAGTCTGGTGATTTATGATGAAAACGATCACCGCGTTGAACGCCCTATCGTCGAAAGCCAATTAAAAGCCGATTCGGTCGACAAAGGCAAATACCGCCACTACATGCTCAAGGAAATTTACGAGCAAGCCTGGGCGGTGTCGGAAACGCTGGAAGGCCGTTTCATCGACAACCGGTTGCAGGACAATGCGTTTGGCCATAACGCCGCCGAAGTATTCGACCAAATCAAATCGGTACAGATTCTGGCTTGCGGCACTAGCTATCATTCCGGCTTGGTGGCTCGTTACTGGTTCGAAAAACTGGCTCGCGTGCCATGCTCCATAGAAGTGGCTAGCGAATTCAGGTATCGCAATCCCGTTATATCTCCCGATACCCTGGTCGTCACCATTTCCCAATCTGGGGAAACTGCGGACACACTGGCTGCGCTATTGGAAGCCAAACGCCTGGGCGTCAAACATTCGCTGGTGATATGCAACGCACCGGAAAGTTCGTTGGTGCGCGAATCCGATCTGGTCATGATGACCCGTGCCGGCCCGGAAATTGGTGTGGCCTCCACTAAAGCCTTTACCACCCAATTGGTGGCTTTGTTGATGTTGATCATCGCCGTCGGCCGCCGCTTTGCATTGACCAAGGAAACGGAAGACCAAATCGTCTCCGAATTGTTCAGCCTGCCCGGCAATATCGAAAAAGTACTGAAACTGGATAACGCCATCGAATTACTGTCGCAGCGCTTTGCCGACAAGCACAACGCGCTGTTCCTCGGTCGCGGTACGCATTACCCAATCGCGATGGAAGGGGCATTGAAGCTGAAGGAGATTTCCTATATCCACGCCGAAGCCTATCCGGCCGGCGAGTTGAAACACGGCCCGCTGGCGTTAATCGACGCGGAAATGCCGGTCGTGACCGTGGCGCCCAACAACAACCTGCTGGAAAAACTGAAATCCAACATCCAGGAAGTCAGCGCCCGTGGCGGCCAGTTGATCGTATTCATGGATGAAGAACTGGCGGAAAACAGCGACGAAAACGTGCAAATCGTCAAAATGCCCAGCGTCGCCAACATCATCTCGCCCATCGTCTACACGATACCGTTGCAGCTGCTGTCCTACCACGTCGCCGTGCTGAAAGGCACCGACGTCGACCAGCCGCGCAATTTAGCCAAGTCGGTGACGGTGGAATAG
- a CDS encoding CYTH domain-containing protein, with the protein MALEVEHKFLLANGDWRGEIDHSVHYKQGYLSSSPLSSVRVRISDSQAWLNIKSATIGTHRQEFEYEIPLPDANSILDELCHKPLVEKTRHFVYRDRHVWEIDEFMGDNQGLIVAEIELSTVGEAFVKPDWVGMEVTDDLRYYNNNLCKHPFKDWGK; encoded by the coding sequence ATGGCACTTGAGGTTGAACATAAGTTTTTACTGGCGAACGGCGACTGGCGCGGCGAAATCGATCATTCCGTACACTACAAACAGGGCTATTTGAGTAGCAGTCCGCTTAGCTCAGTAAGGGTGCGGATTTCCGATAGCCAGGCTTGGCTGAATATCAAGAGCGCCACTATCGGCACCCATCGTCAAGAATTTGAGTATGAAATCCCTTTGCCTGATGCCAACAGTATTCTCGACGAACTATGCCACAAGCCGTTGGTGGAAAAAACCCGTCATTTTGTTTATCGGGATCGGCACGTTTGGGAAATTGACGAGTTCATGGGCGATAACCAAGGTTTGATTGTCGCGGAAATCGAATTGTCGACAGTAGGCGAGGCCTTTGTTAAACCGGACTGGGTCGGAATGGAAGTTACCGACGATTTACGTTACTACAACAATAATCTCTGCAAGCATCCGTTCAAGGATTGGGGCAAATAA
- the sodB gene encoding superoxide dismutase [Fe], whose amino-acid sequence MAFELPALPYAKDALAPHISAETIEFHYGKHHQTYVTNLNNLVPGTEFEGLSLEEIVKKSSGGVFNNAAQIWNHTFYWNSLSPNGGGEPTGGLANAIERTFGSFEKFKEEFTKCAVTTFGSGWAWLVKNDKGGLELVSTSNAGCPLTAGQTPLLTCDVWEHAYYIDFRNLRPKYLEAFWALVNWEFASANYEA is encoded by the coding sequence ATGGCTTTTGAATTACCTGCATTACCGTACGCAAAAGACGCATTGGCGCCGCATATTTCCGCAGAAACAATCGAATTTCACTACGGCAAACATCACCAAACTTATGTCACCAATCTGAACAATCTGGTTCCCGGCACCGAGTTTGAAGGCTTGTCTCTGGAAGAGATCGTGAAAAAATCCTCTGGCGGTGTATTTAACAACGCAGCGCAAATCTGGAACCACACCTTTTATTGGAACAGCCTGTCTCCCAACGGCGGCGGCGAACCTACCGGCGGTTTGGCGAATGCCATTGAGAGAACTTTCGGTTCTTTCGAGAAATTCAAAGAAGAATTTACCAAATGCGCGGTCACCACTTTTGGCTCAGGCTGGGCGTGGTTGGTGAAAAATGATAAAGGCGGTCTGGAACTGGTTAGCACCAGCAACGCCGGTTGCCCGTTAACTGCCGGCCAAACGCCGTTGTTGACTTGCGATGTTTGGGAACACGCTTATTACATCGATTTCCGCAATCTGCGTCCTAAATATCTGGAAGCTTTCTGGGCATTGGTTAACTGGGAATTCGCCAGCGCCAACTACGAAGCCTAA
- a CDS encoding tetratricopeptide repeat protein, with amino-acid sequence MSKATIVVLLILFAGPLHASELATAIARLESDWASVYYQSDETRQRQTYPQLLEKAAELTKRYPNAAEPKIWQATIIATNAAFQSSLSALSSLQTAKTLLEEAIAQNPNALDGAAYVTLGTLYYMVPGWPVSFGDNQLAEQMLKASLKINPNGIDANYFYADYLLQQDRNAEAEEYLYKAVQAPLRKQQVFADSQLQNEAKLALAHTQQRKSNAGKNKFQSLFTSATAD; translated from the coding sequence ATGAGCAAAGCTACTATTGTTGTTTTATTGATACTTTTTGCCGGTCCGCTGCATGCATCGGAGCTGGCGACCGCTATCGCCCGTTTGGAAAGCGACTGGGCCAGCGTTTATTATCAAAGCGACGAAACCCGGCAAAGACAAACTTATCCGCAATTGCTGGAGAAAGCCGCCGAATTGACCAAACGCTATCCGAATGCGGCCGAGCCGAAAATCTGGCAAGCAACGATTATCGCCACCAATGCGGCGTTTCAATCTTCGCTGAGCGCCTTGTCCAGCCTGCAAACCGCCAAGACCCTTTTGGAAGAAGCCATTGCCCAAAATCCCAATGCGCTGGATGGCGCGGCCTATGTCACGCTGGGCACGCTGTATTACATGGTGCCTGGCTGGCCGGTATCTTTTGGGGATAATCAGCTTGCCGAGCAAATGTTGAAAGCCAGCTTGAAAATCAACCCCAACGGTATCGACGCCAATTACTTCTACGCCGATTATCTACTACAACAGGATCGCAACGCGGAAGCCGAGGAATATTTGTACAAGGCCGTCCAGGCCCCGCTGCGCAAGCAGCAAGTATTTGCCGATAGCCAGTTGCAAAACGAAGCCAAACTTGCACTGGCACATACCCAGCAACGTAAATCCAACGCCGGCAAAAATAAATTTCAATCGTTGTTCACTTCCGCGACAGCCGACTAA
- the glmU gene encoding bifunctional UDP-N-acetylglucosamine diphosphorylase/glucosamine-1-phosphate N-acetyltransferase GlmU translates to MSIKTIILAAGQGTRMRSSRPKVLHEIANKALLQHVYETSLSLENNQIFIIYGHGGETVKQTLSSLSATWIEQKQQLGTGHAVQQAIHHVDDPDTVLILYGDVPLLKAKTIQTLLHKVSLTSLALLTVNLDDPTGYGRIVRDKDHAVVKIVEQKDANEVELQITEGNTGILACKGSQLKQWLSRLSNNNAQNEYYLTDIIEMAVEDGLSVETTQAGSQDEVLGVNNRSQLAHLERVYQLEQAQALMEKGVTLRDPARVDVRGSFAEIGQDIDVDVNVIFEGTNRIGSNVKIGPNCLIKNASIANDVEIFANSVIEDATVGVGSRIGPFARLRPQTELADHVHIGNFVEIKKSTVATGSKINHLSYIGDSEVGSKVNIGAGTITCNYDGVNKFKTIIEDGAFIGSDTQLVAPVTVGKNATIGAGSTITRDTPENQLTLSRTKQLSVPTWQRPVKQAEIVPDNSPHSLPPCKSEK, encoded by the coding sequence ATGTCGATTAAAACCATCATCTTGGCAGCCGGCCAAGGCACTAGAATGCGTTCGTCGCGGCCCAAAGTACTGCATGAAATCGCCAATAAGGCGCTGCTGCAACATGTCTATGAAACCAGCCTCTCGCTCGAGAATAATCAGATTTTCATCATCTACGGTCACGGCGGCGAGACGGTCAAACAAACCTTAAGCAGTTTGAGCGCCACCTGGATCGAGCAAAAGCAGCAGCTAGGCACCGGACACGCGGTACAGCAAGCGATCCACCATGTGGACGATCCGGATACTGTTTTGATTCTGTACGGTGATGTTCCGCTATTAAAAGCCAAAACCATCCAAACCTTATTACACAAGGTCAGCTTGACGTCTTTGGCTTTGCTAACAGTCAATCTAGACGATCCAACCGGTTACGGGCGCATCGTTCGCGACAAAGATCACGCCGTCGTCAAAATAGTTGAGCAAAAAGACGCCAACGAAGTGGAATTGCAAATCACTGAAGGCAATACCGGCATCTTGGCCTGCAAAGGTAGCCAGTTAAAGCAATGGTTGTCCCGGCTGAGCAATAACAACGCCCAAAATGAATACTATTTGACCGACATTATCGAAATGGCCGTGGAAGATGGCTTGAGTGTAGAAACTACACAAGCCGGCAGCCAGGATGAAGTGCTGGGTGTAAACAATCGCAGCCAATTGGCGCATCTGGAACGCGTGTATCAACTGGAACAAGCGCAAGCGCTAATGGAAAAAGGCGTCACGCTACGCGATCCGGCCCGGGTAGATGTGCGAGGCAGTTTTGCGGAGATTGGTCAGGATATCGATGTGGACGTCAACGTAATCTTCGAGGGCACAAATCGTATTGGCTCCAACGTTAAAATCGGTCCCAATTGCCTGATTAAAAACGCCAGCATCGCCAATGATGTCGAGATATTCGCCAACAGCGTGATCGAGGACGCCACAGTCGGCGTCGGTAGCCGAATCGGCCCATTCGCCCGTCTACGTCCGCAAACCGAACTGGCCGATCATGTACATATCGGCAATTTCGTGGAAATCAAGAAATCCACCGTCGCCACCGGCAGCAAAATTAACCATTTAAGCTATATTGGCGATAGCGAAGTGGGTAGTAAAGTCAATATCGGCGCCGGCACGATCACCTGCAATTACGACGGCGTGAATAAATTTAAAACCATCATCGAAGATGGCGCGTTTATCGGATCGGATACCCAATTGGTGGCGCCGGTGACGGTGGGTAAAAATGCTACGATTGGTGCCGGTTCGACCATTACTCGCGATACGCCGGAAAATCAGTTAACCCTTAGCCGGACCAAACAGCTTAGCGTGCCGACCTGGCAGCGTCCGGTTAAACAGGCGGAGATTGTTCCCGACAATTCTCCGCACTCCTTACCTCCTTGTAAGTCGGAGAAATAG
- a CDS encoding F0F1 ATP synthase subunit epsilon, with product MAMTIHVDIVSAEQEIFSGLAEMVFAPAEMGDVGIAPRHAPLITKLKPGEVRVKLSDKESQAFYVSGGFLEVQPHLVTVLADTAIRAKDIDEAAALQAKARAEEMLSDKSGKYDYAIAQAELAQAVNQLRTLERLRKRGA from the coding sequence ATGGCAATGACAATTCATGTGGATATCGTCAGCGCGGAGCAGGAAATCTTTTCCGGCTTGGCTGAAATGGTCTTCGCACCGGCTGAAATGGGCGATGTCGGTATTGCGCCGCGCCACGCGCCGTTGATCACCAAGCTAAAACCCGGTGAAGTACGGGTTAAGTTGAGCGACAAGGAATCGCAGGCGTTTTATGTCTCGGGCGGTTTTCTGGAAGTTCAGCCGCATTTGGTGACCGTTTTGGCGGATACTGCGATTAGAGCAAAAGATATCGACGAAGCCGCAGCCTTGCAAGCCAAAGCCCGAGCGGAAGAAATGCTGAGCGATAAATCGGGTAAATACGATTACGCGATTGCACAAGCCGAATTGGCGCAAGCTGTAAACCAGTTGAGAACTTTGGAAAGACTAAGAAAACGTGGTGCGTAA
- a CDS encoding EAL domain-containing protein, whose translation MKKTISGLSAVFFLLFCTSSAADTPTANRPLETVALQLKWFHQFQFAGYYAAIEQGYYAEEGLQVEIRERNPDQDYVEQVASGGAEYGIGDSGIIAQYANGKPIAALAAIFQHDALVLFSKQASGIVSPYEMAGKRIMYDVVGENNAQVRALLAEANLNESRYQKVAETFNNADFIADKVDVMSGYITDRPFSFRAAGIKFNIINPQNYGIDFYGDLLFTSRKELQQHPGRAERFRRASLKGWEYVLSHPDLLIELIQHKYPSKLSPEQLRYEAEETRKLIMPDYIPLGQIEAARLRRVADIYANLKLARPLSDGQLNEFVYGGSKSADLQLNDAERQWLAEHAEIRVGIDRNFPPYEWLDAAGEHQGMIAEHLKLIEQKLGVKFVLIMDKSWQEVLDMAKRGELDMIAGATKTPEREQYLNFTQPYISTPTVIIGDKNSGYINSLQLLTGGRVAIEQGYFVQELLSRDYPGIQLLTAPSVQEALNLLAEGKVDAYIGDAASASYVIKQQGLLNLHIAGQPGYVNETRMAVLKSHPQLLSLLEKALTSISQAEHDAIINRWMGLKVEQGIRIDALLRSAAVVLLALLFFVYWVFRLRKEIKARKRSEADLARLYTNMSLGFALHQVIRDDSGKIVDYRYLDINPAFEKMTGIARDNWIGKTVKQVLPNTEGAWIASFDGLDTSGEPQHFENCVTDLGRWYAIDSYKAGPDRFVVLVQDITARKQTELALKESEERFRISQIYGGVGIWEADLLKNRQFWSEIVTTELGFPHKALHTWNDFLEVVCPEDRALILEATRQHLECGANYDVEYRIQTPSGEKRWMRSVGQVERDGSGKPVRMRGIVHDVSKRKAAEEKLRLSARVFSDAHEGIIITDINASIIDVNAAFTDITGYSREEALGQNPSFLRSGRQAPEFYEAMWEIINQTGHWQGEVWNRRKNGDLYAELLTVSALRDDAGNIINYLGLFSDITESKQQQQALEVLAHFDPLTQLPNRALFADRFAQAIAHSKRAESLLAVCYLDLDGFKQVNDNFGHETGDQLLVEVAKRIKLKLREGDTVCRLGGDEFALLFENLQSVQQCEDALTRIHQAMAEPFELENRHVRIAASSGVTIYPLDLEDPDILLRHADQAMYQAKLDGRNRYRIYDHLSGQSTSINHRPSRLEQALAEVGQALMDNQFCMYYQPRVNIKTGEVVGAEALIRWHHPERGVLPPAEFLPIVENTTLEIDLSNWVLRQAFKQLQIWHDLGLNLQVSVNISPRHLQWPDFIKTLETLLTEYPQIPSSQLELEVLESSVLEDLISVGETLKQCYHDLGVPSALDDFGTGYSSLAHLRHLTINTVKIDQSFVRNMIDDPDDMAIVESVIALAKAFKREAVAEGVEDIEHGIFLIDLGCSIAQGCAIAEAMPADAVLGWVNNYRNHPAWTDCARLSLTNWQNQLELLKLQQQYWLRRLEQCLHPPAGSSPRWPILNSKKSHLGRWLEQLKHERGIDVRLLEQLERAQSRQQMLAENLQRHRLEGKSGDSADFSQLREANLQIVQLLERLESAA comes from the coding sequence ATGAAAAAAACCATTTCCGGACTATCCGCGGTATTTTTTTTACTGTTTTGTACGTCCAGCGCCGCAGACACACCCACAGCAAATCGACCGCTGGAAACAGTAGCGCTGCAATTAAAGTGGTTTCACCAGTTCCAATTTGCCGGTTATTACGCTGCTATCGAGCAAGGCTATTATGCCGAGGAAGGCTTGCAGGTAGAGATACGCGAGCGCAATCCTGACCAGGACTACGTAGAACAAGTCGCATCCGGGGGAGCCGAATACGGCATCGGCGATTCCGGCATCATCGCCCAGTATGCCAACGGCAAGCCCATCGCGGCCCTAGCCGCCATTTTTCAGCACGATGCGCTGGTGCTGTTCAGCAAACAAGCTTCCGGCATCGTCAGCCCCTACGAAATGGCCGGCAAGCGCATCATGTACGATGTGGTTGGCGAGAACAATGCTCAGGTTCGCGCCTTACTCGCCGAAGCCAATCTAAACGAAAGCCGCTATCAAAAAGTTGCCGAGACCTTTAACAACGCCGACTTTATCGCGGATAAAGTCGATGTGATGTCCGGCTATATCACCGACCGGCCATTTAGCTTTCGCGCCGCCGGCATCAAATTCAACATTATCAATCCGCAAAATTACGGTATCGACTTTTACGGCGACTTGCTTTTCACCAGCCGCAAAGAGCTACAGCAACATCCCGGCCGTGCCGAGCGCTTCCGCCGGGCCAGCCTGAAAGGCTGGGAATATGTGCTGTCTCACCCCGATTTGCTGATCGAGCTGATCCAACACAAATACCCAAGCAAACTCAGTCCGGAGCAACTGCGCTACGAAGCCGAAGAAACCCGTAAGCTGATCATGCCGGACTACATCCCGCTGGGCCAGATAGAAGCTGCCCGCTTACGCCGGGTAGCCGACATTTATGCCAACCTGAAATTAGCGCGTCCTTTAAGCGACGGCCAGCTCAATGAGTTTGTCTACGGCGGCAGTAAATCCGCCGATTTGCAATTGAACGACGCGGAACGGCAATGGCTGGCCGAGCATGCTGAAATTCGAGTGGGTATAGATAGAAATTTTCCGCCGTATGAATGGCTGGATGCGGCTGGCGAGCATCAAGGCATGATTGCCGAACATCTAAAGCTAATCGAGCAGAAACTGGGGGTTAAGTTTGTTCTGATCATGGACAAATCCTGGCAGGAAGTGTTGGACATGGCCAAGCGCGGCGAATTGGACATGATCGCCGGGGCAACCAAAACCCCCGAGCGAGAGCAATATCTGAATTTTACCCAACCCTATATCAGTACGCCGACGGTGATCATCGGCGACAAAAACAGTGGTTATATTAATTCCCTGCAATTGCTAACGGGGGGACGTGTAGCCATCGAACAGGGGTATTTTGTTCAGGAATTGCTGAGCAGAGACTACCCAGGGATACAACTGCTGACCGCCCCCTCGGTACAAGAAGCGCTGAATCTGCTGGCCGAAGGCAAGGTGGATGCGTATATCGGCGATGCGGCTTCGGCCAGTTATGTGATCAAGCAACAAGGTTTATTAAATCTGCATATTGCCGGCCAACCTGGGTATGTCAACGAAACCCGGATGGCAGTCCTAAAATCCCATCCACAATTGCTGTCGCTGCTGGAAAAGGCCCTGACCAGTATCAGTCAAGCAGAACACGATGCCATTATTAACCGCTGGATGGGACTAAAGGTCGAGCAAGGCATTCGCATTGACGCGTTGTTACGATCCGCCGCCGTGGTCCTGCTGGCCCTGTTGTTTTTCGTCTATTGGGTGTTCAGGCTACGGAAGGAAATCAAGGCCCGCAAACGTAGCGAGGCCGACCTCGCCCGCCTTTACACCAATATGTCGCTGGGCTTTGCATTGCATCAGGTGATACGCGACGACAGCGGTAAAATCGTCGATTATCGCTATCTGGATATCAACCCGGCCTTTGAAAAAATGACCGGCATTGCCCGCGACAACTGGATAGGCAAAACCGTTAAGCAGGTGTTGCCGAATACCGAGGGAGCCTGGATCGCTAGCTTTGACGGTCTGGACACCAGTGGCGAGCCCCAACATTTTGAAAACTGCGTGACCGATCTGGGCCGCTGGTATGCCATCGATAGCTATAAAGCCGGTCCCGACCGTTTTGTGGTATTGGTCCAGGACATTACCGCGCGCAAACAGACCGAACTGGCGCTAAAAGAAAGCGAAGAACGCTTTCGTATCAGCCAAATCTATGGCGGCGTGGGCATCTGGGAAGCGGATTTATTGAAAAACCGCCAGTTTTGGTCGGAAATTGTCACGACTGAATTGGGTTTTCCGCATAAGGCACTGCATACCTGGAACGATTTCCTGGAAGTGGTTTGCCCGGAAGATAGGGCTTTAATCTTGGAGGCCACCCGCCAACATCTTGAATGCGGCGCCAATTACGATGTGGAATATCGTATCCAAACCCCTAGCGGCGAAAAGCGCTGGATGCGCTCCGTTGGTCAGGTCGAGCGAGACGGCAGCGGCAAACCGGTGCGGATGCGCGGGATTGTCCATGATGTCAGCAAACGCAAAGCGGCCGAGGAGAAACTGCGGCTATCGGCGCGGGTATTTTCGGACGCTCACGAAGGTATCATCATCACCGACATCAATGCGTCGATTATCGATGTCAACGCCGCTTTCACCGACATCACCGGCTACAGTCGTGAGGAAGCACTTGGGCAAAATCCAAGCTTTCTGAGATCCGGCCGGCAAGCGCCGGAATTTTATGAAGCCATGTGGGAAATCATAAACCAGACCGGGCATTGGCAAGGCGAAGTCTGGAATCGCCGAAAAAACGGCGATTTGTATGCCGAATTGTTAACGGTTTCGGCCTTGCGCGACGATGCCGGTAATATCATCAATTATCTGGGTTTGTTCTCGGACATCACCGAAAGCAAACAGCAGCAGCAGGCGCTAGAAGTGTTGGCGCATTTCGACCCGCTCACCCAACTCCCCAATCGCGCCCTGTTTGCCGACCGCTTTGCCCAGGCTATAGCCCACAGCAAAAGGGCCGAATCGTTGCTGGCGGTGTGCTATCTGGATTTGGACGGCTTCAAGCAAGTCAACGATAACTTCGGCCACGAGACCGGCGATCAATTATTGGTGGAAGTAGCCAAACGCATCAAGTTAAAGCTGCGCGAAGGCGACACGGTTTGCCGGCTGGGTGGCGACGAATTTGCATTATTATTCGAAAATCTGCAATCGGTGCAGCAATGCGAAGATGCCTTAACCCGCATTCATCAGGCCATGGCCGAACCTTTCGAGTTGGAAAACCGCCATGTGCGGATTGCCGCAAGTAGCGGAGTGACCATCTATCCCCTCGACCTGGAAGATCCGGATATTCTGTTGCGTCATGCTGACCAAGCGATGTATCAAGCCAAACTGGACGGTCGCAATCGCTATCGAATTTACGATCATTTGTCTGGACAATCGACTAGCATCAATCATCGCCCCAGCCGTCTGGAGCAAGCCTTGGCCGAGGTCGGTCAGGCGCTGATGGATAATCAGTTTTGCATGTACTACCAACCCAGGGTCAATATCAAAACCGGTGAAGTCGTGGGAGCGGAAGCCCTGATCCGCTGGCACCATCCGGAACGCGGTGTGTTGCCGCCGGCCGAATTTCTGCCGATAGTCGAAAACACCACCTTGGAAATCGACCTGAGCAATTGGGTACTAAGACAAGCATTCAAGCAATTGCAGATCTGGCACGATCTAGGCTTGAATCTGCAAGTTAGCGTGAACATATCGCCACGCCATCTGCAATGGCCGGATTTCATCAAAACCCTGGAAACCTTGCTGACGGAATACCCGCAAATTCCTTCCAGCCAATTGGAATTGGAAGTGTTGGAAAGCAGCGTACTGGAGGATTTGATCTCGGTGGGCGAGACCCTGAAACAATGCTATCACGACCTGGGAGTACCCAGTGCGCTGGACGATTTCGGCACCGGTTATTCGTCGCTGGCGCATTTGCGGCATTTGACCATCAACACGGTAAAGATCGATCAAAGTTTTGTACGCAACATGATAGACGACCCGGATGATATGGCCATTGTCGAAAGCGTGATTGCTTTGGCCAAGGCCTTCAAACGCGAAGCGGTTGCGGAAGGCGTGGAAGATATAGAACACGGCATTTTTCTGATCGATTTGGGGTGCAGCATCGCCCAAGGTTGCGCCATCGCCGAAGCGATGCCGGCCGACGCGGTGTTGGGTTGGGTCAACAATTATCGCAACCATCCAGCCTGGACTGATTGCGCCAGGCTTTCGCTGACTAATTGGCAAAACCAATTGGAATTACTGAAACTTCAGCAGCAGTATTGGTTACGCCGTCTGGAACAATGTCTGCATCCCCCAGCCGGAAGCAGTCCGCGCTGGCCTATCCTGAACTCAAAAAAATCGCATCTGGGTCGGTGGCTGGAACAGCTCAAACACGAACGCGGCATCGATGTGCGTTTACTGGAGCAACTGGAGCGGGCGCAATCCCGACAACAAATGCTGGCGGAAAATCTCCAGCGGCATCGGCTGGAAGGCAAGAGCGGCGATAGCGCAGATTTCAGCCAATTACGCGAAGCCAATCTGCAAATAGTACAGTTACTGGAGCGCCTAGAATCAGCGGCCTAA